A stretch of Nonomuraea africana DNA encodes these proteins:
- a CDS encoding LLM class flavin-dependent oxidoreductase, with product MRFSTFHLFHRFEGQSFKDVYDYHLELIELAEELGFDGVRLAEHHFRDYGVVPNLFTLLAHAAARTERIRLGTGIVVLPLHNPVHVAEEAALVDVLSGGRLDLGIGRGYQSFEFEGFGIDLAEARDRFNEALEVILGLWTQDSFQHEGKFYRTGEVSLTPRPLQAPHPPIHVAAVSPETVTMYGERGLPILADPAAPFRKVVKAAETWRESAGAVEADLVVARSVYVAPTVEQAREDQARFEAAFDRSRIFNERSAPIDHRTGKAAQGFEYYQDRYLKGGTVSADFRWEQLEVIGDPARVIEQIGVLKAAGFSTLLCDFGSTRPMPLEEMKKVMRFFATEVIPAFQEA from the coding sequence ATGAGGTTCTCCACGTTCCACCTCTTCCACCGGTTCGAAGGGCAGAGCTTCAAGGACGTCTACGACTACCACCTGGAGCTCATCGAGCTGGCCGAGGAGCTGGGGTTCGACGGGGTACGGCTGGCCGAGCACCATTTCCGCGACTACGGCGTGGTCCCCAACCTGTTCACCCTGCTCGCCCACGCCGCGGCCCGTACCGAGCGGATCCGGCTGGGCACCGGCATCGTCGTCCTCCCTCTGCACAACCCCGTGCACGTCGCCGAGGAGGCGGCCCTGGTGGACGTGCTCTCGGGCGGACGGCTCGACCTCGGCATCGGCCGCGGCTACCAGAGCTTCGAGTTCGAGGGGTTCGGGATCGACCTGGCCGAGGCGCGCGACCGCTTCAACGAGGCGCTGGAGGTGATCCTCGGCCTCTGGACCCAGGACTCCTTCCAGCACGAGGGCAAGTTCTACCGGACCGGCGAGGTGTCGCTGACGCCCAGGCCGCTGCAGGCGCCGCACCCGCCCATCCACGTGGCCGCCGTCTCCCCCGAGACCGTCACCATGTACGGCGAGCGCGGCCTGCCCATCCTGGCCGACCCCGCGGCGCCGTTCCGCAAGGTCGTCAAGGCGGCCGAGACCTGGCGCGAGTCCGCGGGAGCCGTCGAGGCCGATCTGGTCGTCGCGCGGAGCGTCTACGTGGCGCCGACCGTCGAGCAGGCCCGCGAGGACCAGGCGCGGTTCGAGGCGGCCTTCGACAGGTCGCGGATCTTCAACGAGCGCAGCGCGCCGATCGACCACAGGACGGGCAAGGCGGCGCAGGGTTTCGAGTACTACCAGGACCGCTATCTCAAGGGCGGCACGGTCTCCGCCGACTTCCGCTGGGAGCAGCTGGAGGTCATCGGCGATCCCGCCCGCGTGATCGAGCAGATCGGCGTGCTGAAGGCGGCCGGGTTCTCCACGCTGCTGTGCGACTTCGGCAGTACCAGGCCGATGCCGCTGGAGGAGATGAAGAAGGTCATGCGGTTCTTCGCGACCGAGGTGATACCCGCGTTCCAGGAGGCGTGA
- a CDS encoding cyclase family protein — translation MVTEPNNWGRFGPDDQRGTLNLLTPARVLNALASARTGHVLSLAMPIRGATSSAAPTTVPHLRGRPLPQHFMSVDGGDYAAGARAIGAGLRMADDALIVTHHGTTTHMDALCHMWEGDELYNGHPAARVRSYGAGRCGIEQVGGVVARGVLFDVPRHLGMAHLPVDFRIGAGLLEEINPGLREGDVAVIRTGWPLTWPGTYWTGQPGLAPDAGRWLTGRDVAAVACDNAAIGGLNADQLADESLADDLHLILLHRHGVHLIEMLWLEELAEAGPADFVLVVAPLKIEGGTGSPVNPLAIL, via the coding sequence TTGGTTACCGAGCCTAACAACTGGGGCCGGTTCGGCCCAGACGACCAGCGCGGCACCCTGAACCTGCTCACCCCCGCCAGGGTGCTGAACGCCCTCGCCTCCGCGAGGACGGGCCACGTGCTCAGCCTGGCGATGCCGATCAGGGGCGCCACCTCCTCGGCCGCCCCCACGACCGTCCCGCACCTGCGCGGCCGTCCGCTGCCGCAGCACTTCATGTCCGTGGACGGCGGCGACTACGCGGCGGGGGCGAGGGCGATCGGCGCGGGACTGCGGATGGCCGACGACGCGCTGATCGTCACCCACCACGGCACCACGACGCACATGGACGCGCTGTGCCACATGTGGGAGGGCGACGAGCTCTACAACGGCCACCCCGCCGCAAGAGTCCGCTCGTACGGCGCCGGCCGCTGCGGCATCGAGCAGGTCGGCGGCGTCGTGGCCAGGGGAGTCCTGTTCGACGTGCCGCGCCACCTGGGCATGGCGCACCTGCCGGTGGACTTCAGGATCGGGGCCGGGCTGCTGGAGGAGATCAACCCGGGGCTGCGCGAGGGCGACGTGGCGGTGATCCGTACCGGCTGGCCCCTGACCTGGCCCGGCACCTACTGGACCGGCCAGCCCGGCCTCGCGCCCGACGCGGGCCGCTGGCTGACGGGGCGCGACGTGGCCGCCGTGGCCTGCGACAACGCCGCCATCGGCGGGCTGAACGCCGACCAACTGGCCGACGAGAGCCTGGCCGACGACCTCCATCTCATCCTGCTCCACCGCCACGGTGTGCACCTGATCGAGATGCTGTGGCTGGAGGAACTGGCCGAGGCGGGTCCGGCCGACTTCGTCCTCGTCGTGGCGCCGCTGAAGATCGAGGGCGGCACCGGCAGCCCGGTCAACCCGCTGGCGATCCTGTGA
- a CDS encoding MarR family winged helix-turn-helix transcriptional regulator: MNRAERKKTDPDLGVMAGQVLFSLQKELFSTLAEQGHPRLRPRHGAVLAYLDEDGSRATDLAQQSGQHKQVIGTLVDELVELGYVRREPDPRDRRAKLVVPTELGLDQMARSDAIVATIERRHAEAVGEEAYAVFRRVFKQVAEGHRGRLR; encoded by the coding sequence TTGAATCGGGCCGAACGAAAGAAGACCGACCCCGATCTCGGCGTCATGGCCGGTCAGGTGCTGTTCTCGTTGCAGAAGGAGCTGTTCTCCACGCTCGCCGAGCAGGGCCATCCGCGACTGCGGCCACGGCATGGCGCCGTGCTGGCCTACCTGGACGAGGACGGCAGCAGGGCCACCGACCTGGCCCAGCAGTCGGGCCAGCACAAGCAGGTCATCGGCACGCTGGTGGACGAGCTGGTCGAGCTGGGCTACGTGCGCAGGGAGCCCGACCCGCGCGACCGCAGGGCCAAGCTCGTCGTGCCCACCGAGCTCGGGCTCGACCAGATGGCGCGCTCCGACGCGATCGTCGCGACCATCGAGCGCCGCCACGCCGAGGCCGTGGGCGAGGAGGCCTATGCCGTTTTCCGGCGAGTTTTCAAGCAGGTGGCCGAAGGGCACCGCGGGCGACTACGTTGA
- a CDS encoding glycosyltransferase family 39 protein: protein MPPLAWRPLALIAALLSALLLALSPLYGYHRDELYFRLLAEHPAWGYVDQPPLTPMLARLSTTLFGDTLTGLRIPALACTAVLVFVVGLISRELGGDRRAQILAAAGIGTGVFTLIAGHSLLTLSADLPLWSAAILFVLRVLLRGDGRWWLAAGAVIGAATYNKHLIALLVIGLAAGVLAVGPRRILRDPWLWAGAGLAVLIAAPNLVFQATNGWPQLEMAAALSENKGAEMRALFVPMQIVLFGPVVAVVGARGWLRLWRDARLRCLAVAYPVAAALTLISGGRFDYTAGLIILLFCAGVTPGLASSVAVNGALCAIVALPLVPLSVVGMTPIPQVNEIVRESIGWPEFTEAVRAAVRTLTPEERARAVLLAGSYGEAGALHLAKDLPPVYSGHNQLFRYGPPPESADVVVAVKYPRRGLETVFHSCVERGRVTNAAGVDNEFDGLPVLVCKGLRVPWRTAWPRFQEYS, encoded by the coding sequence ATGCCCCCCTTGGCCTGGCGGCCCCTCGCCCTGATCGCGGCGCTGCTGTCGGCGCTGCTGCTGGCGCTCAGCCCCCTGTACGGCTACCACCGTGACGAGCTGTACTTCCGCCTCCTGGCCGAGCACCCCGCATGGGGCTACGTCGACCAGCCGCCGCTCACCCCGATGCTGGCGAGGCTGTCGACCACACTGTTCGGCGACACGCTGACCGGCCTGCGGATCCCCGCACTGGCGTGCACGGCGGTCCTGGTCTTCGTGGTCGGGCTGATCAGCCGCGAGCTGGGCGGCGACCGCAGGGCGCAGATCCTCGCCGCGGCGGGCATCGGGACCGGGGTGTTCACGCTGATCGCGGGGCACTCGCTGCTGACGCTCAGCGCGGACCTGCCGCTCTGGTCGGCGGCGATCCTGTTCGTCCTGAGGGTCCTGCTCAGGGGTGATGGACGGTGGTGGCTCGCGGCGGGCGCGGTCATCGGCGCGGCGACCTACAACAAGCACCTGATCGCGCTCCTGGTCATCGGGCTGGCGGCGGGCGTGCTCGCGGTGGGCCCGCGCCGGATCCTGCGCGATCCCTGGCTGTGGGCGGGCGCGGGGCTGGCGGTGCTGATCGCCGCGCCCAACCTGGTCTTCCAGGCGACCAACGGCTGGCCGCAGCTCGAGATGGCCGCCGCGCTGAGCGAGAACAAGGGCGCGGAGATGCGCGCGCTGTTCGTCCCGATGCAGATCGTGCTGTTCGGGCCGGTGGTGGCCGTCGTCGGCGCACGCGGCTGGCTGCGGCTGTGGCGGGACGCGCGGCTGCGCTGCCTGGCGGTCGCCTACCCGGTGGCCGCGGCGCTGACGCTGATCAGCGGCGGTCGCTTCGACTACACGGCGGGCCTGATCATCCTGCTGTTCTGCGCGGGCGTGACACCGGGGCTGGCCTCCTCTGTGGCGGTCAACGGCGCGCTCTGCGCGATCGTGGCGCTGCCGCTGGTCCCCCTGTCGGTGGTGGGCATGACGCCGATCCCGCAGGTCAACGAGATCGTCAGGGAGTCGATCGGCTGGCCGGAGTTCACCGAAGCGGTCCGCGCCGCCGTACGGACGCTGACCCCCGAGGAGCGCGCCCGCGCCGTGCTGCTGGCCGGCAGCTACGGCGAGGCGGGCGCGCTCCACCTGGCCAAGGACCTGCCGCCGGTCTACAGCGGCCACAACCAGCTCTTCCGGTACGGCCCGCCGCCCGAGAGCGCCGACGTGGTCGTGGCGGTGAAGTATCCGCGCAGGGGCCTGGAGACGGTGTTCCACAGCTGCGTGGAGCGGGGCAGGGTGACCAACGCGGCGGGGGTGGACAACGAGTTCGACGGCCTCCCCGTGCTGGTGTGCAAGGGCCTGCGGGTGCCCTGGCGTACGGCCTGGCCGCGCTTCCAGGAGTACAGCTGA
- a CDS encoding aminotransferase class IV family protein, translated as MSTFVVQRNGHAAGAEELAPLAFAGYAHFTAMQVRGGRVRGLDLHLERLRSASIELFGQALPDDRVRTFLRTAIQVGPADLSLTATVYSPAGEFTVAGADVEPELLVRTGPAASGPQGPLALAAVEYERVLPAVKHVGEVAKTYFLRQAVGQGFDDAAFVDRQGRLSEGSIWNLAFWDGAAVVWPEAEMLGGTTMAIVHRQLDRLGVPQRLQEVTLTDLPALAGAVVMNSWTPGVAVHRIGTESLPEEPSFVQLLHRAYQDEPLTAP; from the coding sequence ATGTCCACTTTTGTTGTCCAACGTAACGGCCACGCGGCTGGCGCCGAGGAGTTGGCACCACTCGCCTTCGCGGGCTATGCCCACTTCACCGCCATGCAGGTGCGTGGCGGCCGGGTTCGGGGTCTCGACCTCCACCTGGAGCGGTTGCGCTCCGCCTCCATAGAGTTGTTCGGTCAGGCATTGCCCGACGATCGGGTACGGACCTTCCTGCGGACGGCAATACAGGTTGGCCCGGCTGACCTCTCGCTGACCGCCACCGTGTACTCTCCGGCTGGCGAGTTCACCGTGGCAGGGGCTGACGTGGAGCCCGAGTTGCTGGTACGCACCGGGCCGGCCGCGTCCGGCCCGCAAGGACCGCTCGCGCTGGCGGCGGTCGAGTACGAACGAGTGCTCCCCGCCGTCAAGCACGTCGGAGAGGTGGCCAAGACCTACTTCCTCCGTCAGGCCGTCGGTCAAGGCTTCGATGACGCCGCCTTCGTCGACCGCCAGGGCCGGCTCAGCGAGGGGTCTATTTGGAACTTGGCCTTCTGGGACGGCGCCGCGGTGGTGTGGCCCGAGGCCGAGATGTTGGGCGGCACCACGATGGCCATCGTCCACCGACAACTGGATCGCCTCGGTGTGCCCCAGCGCCTCCAGGAGGTCACGCTCACTGACCTGCCGGCACTGGCCGGGGCTGTGGTCATGAACTCATGGACGCCGGGTGTGGCGGTACATCGGATCGGCACCGAGTCCTTGCCTGAAGAGCCCTCTTTTGTGCAGCTGCTGCACCGGGCCTACCAGGACGAACCGCTCACCGCGCCGTAA
- a CDS encoding MerR family transcriptional regulator — protein sequence MLIGELSRRTGVSPRLLRYYEAQGLLDARRGPNGYRYYDEDSVVTVRQVRALLKAGLPTEVIRSVLPCARGERPEFDWCAELWDILNGELAAMDERIDNLQRSRSTLAGYLTKS from the coding sequence ATGCTGATCGGGGAGTTGTCCCGGCGTACCGGGGTGAGTCCGAGGTTGCTGCGCTACTACGAAGCGCAGGGGTTGCTTGATGCCAGACGCGGTCCGAACGGTTACCGCTACTACGACGAAGACTCCGTGGTCACCGTGCGGCAGGTACGTGCTCTGCTGAAGGCGGGCCTGCCCACCGAGGTGATCCGTTCCGTGCTGCCGTGTGCCCGGGGCGAGCGCCCGGAATTCGACTGGTGCGCAGAGCTGTGGGACATCCTGAACGGAGAACTGGCGGCCATGGACGAGCGTATCGACAACCTCCAACGTAGCCGCAGCACTCTCGCCGGCTACCTGACAAAATCATGA
- a CDS encoding SAM-dependent methyltransferase → MDDAPPDINPHIPSVARMYDYYLGGKDNFRSDREAAEKVLAVVPETRQAARENRAFMQRAVRHVAGQGIRQFLDIGTGLPTQGNVHEVAGPGARVVYVDNDPIVLAHGRAILAGAEGVDVTQGDLRLPEAILDSPEARKLLDFDQPIAILVVAVLHFIQDGDDPERILGRLKERMAPGSYLVLSHACPNRPTESEDIASVYDLATAGIRLRTRAEIAPLFDGLELVEPGLVNVAEWRPEVAELAPLRGVGDYFLGGVAKKL, encoded by the coding sequence ATGGATGACGCTCCCCCCGACATCAACCCGCACATTCCCAGCGTCGCTCGGATGTACGACTACTACCTGGGCGGCAAGGACAATTTCCGCTCCGATCGGGAAGCCGCGGAGAAGGTGCTCGCCGTCGTTCCCGAGACACGGCAGGCCGCGCGGGAGAACCGGGCGTTCATGCAGCGTGCCGTACGGCATGTGGCGGGGCAGGGCATCAGGCAGTTCCTCGACATCGGCACCGGGCTGCCGACGCAGGGCAACGTGCACGAGGTGGCGGGGCCCGGCGCCCGCGTGGTCTACGTCGACAACGACCCGATCGTGCTGGCACACGGCAGGGCGATCCTGGCCGGAGCCGAGGGCGTCGACGTGACCCAGGGCGATCTGCGGCTGCCCGAGGCGATCCTGGACAGCCCCGAGGCGCGCAAGCTGCTCGACTTCGACCAGCCGATCGCGATCCTCGTCGTGGCGGTGCTGCACTTCATCCAGGACGGCGACGACCCCGAGCGCATCCTCGGCAGGCTGAAGGAGCGCATGGCGCCGGGAAGTTACCTGGTGCTGTCGCACGCCTGCCCGAACCGTCCCACCGAGTCGGAGGACATCGCCTCGGTCTACGACCTGGCCACGGCGGGCATCAGGCTGCGCACCCGAGCGGAGATCGCGCCGCTGTTCGACGGGCTCGAACTGGTCGAGCCCGGGCTGGTGAACGTGGCCGAGTGGCGGCCGGAGGTGGCCGAACTCGCCCCGCTGCGTGGCGTCGGCGACTACTTCCTGGGCGGCGTGGCCAAGAAGCTCTAG
- a CDS encoding AMP-binding protein, producing the protein MIHSLTLSDVLSEHARSRPQVTAVVDGPLRLTYPELDARVSRLAGALAGRGVAEGERVLWLGQNSHAVLELLLACSRLGAVFCPANWRQSTDELRHVIEDLSPKVVVWERFEAAAPLATDAWVDDYAALVAEGARSDFPPVDDGAPTLALYTAAFEGRPSAALLSSAALLAHSMSLLVVRQMEPGFTFLNNGPLFHVGTMMFCLATLQIGGTNVFMPSFEAEEVCRLVDAEKVTQAFLFGQMIDAVAAANAERKYDLSSLRFVSHSAEWDEMTTPDDSPWCRSKMGGYGQTEVGGMLTFLGLAPGAAGFAGRPSPLAQVRILAPDGSEVAPGEVGEICARGKTLFSGYFARPALNADKFRYGWHHTGDLGRREPDGTITFIGPKLRMIKSGNENIYPAEVERALKSHPAVADAAVIGVPDQRWHQAVKAVVALKGTASAEELVEHVRGQLAAYKKPRYVDFVESIPKKGFSPDYDALDLAHGGGNYPGA; encoded by the coding sequence ATGATCCACTCGCTGACACTCTCCGACGTCCTGTCCGAGCACGCGCGTAGCCGCCCGCAGGTGACGGCGGTCGTCGACGGCCCGTTACGGCTCACCTATCCCGAGCTCGACGCCAGGGTCTCACGGCTGGCGGGCGCGCTGGCGGGGCGCGGGGTGGCCGAGGGTGAACGGGTGCTGTGGCTGGGCCAGAACTCGCACGCCGTCCTCGAACTGCTGCTGGCCTGCTCGCGCCTGGGCGCGGTCTTCTGCCCCGCCAACTGGCGTCAGTCCACCGACGAGCTGCGCCACGTGATCGAGGACCTGTCGCCGAAGGTGGTGGTGTGGGAGCGGTTCGAGGCGGCGGCCCCGCTGGCCACCGACGCCTGGGTGGACGACTACGCGGCGCTCGTCGCGGAGGGCGCTCGTTCGGACTTCCCGCCCGTGGACGACGGCGCGCCCACGCTGGCCCTCTACACCGCCGCCTTCGAGGGACGGCCGAGCGCGGCCCTGCTCAGCAGCGCGGCGCTGCTGGCGCACAGCATGTCGCTGCTGGTGGTCAGGCAGATGGAGCCCGGCTTCACCTTCCTCAACAACGGGCCGCTCTTCCACGTGGGCACGATGATGTTCTGCCTGGCCACGCTGCAGATCGGCGGGACGAACGTCTTCATGCCCTCCTTCGAGGCCGAGGAGGTCTGCCGGCTGGTCGACGCGGAGAAGGTGACGCAGGCGTTCCTGTTCGGGCAGATGATCGACGCGGTGGCGGCGGCGAACGCGGAGCGCAAGTACGACCTGTCGTCGCTGCGCTTCGTCTCGCACTCGGCGGAGTGGGACGAGATGACCACGCCCGACGACTCGCCGTGGTGCCGGTCGAAGATGGGCGGATACGGGCAGACCGAGGTGGGCGGCATGCTCACCTTCCTCGGCCTCGCGCCGGGCGCCGCGGGGTTCGCCGGACGGCCCTCGCCACTGGCCCAGGTGCGCATCCTGGCCCCCGACGGGAGCGAGGTGGCGCCGGGCGAGGTGGGCGAGATCTGCGCCCGCGGCAAGACCCTCTTCTCCGGCTACTTCGCCCGGCCGGCGCTCAACGCCGACAAGTTCCGGTACGGCTGGCACCACACCGGCGACCTGGGCAGGCGGGAGCCCGACGGCACGATCACGTTCATCGGCCCGAAGCTGCGAATGATCAAGTCGGGCAACGAGAACATCTATCCCGCCGAGGTGGAGCGCGCGCTCAAGTCGCACCCCGCCGTGGCGGACGCCGCCGTGATCGGCGTGCCTGACCAGCGGTGGCACCAGGCGGTCAAGGCCGTCGTGGCGCTCAAGGGCACGGCCTCGGCCGAGGAGCTCGTCGAGCACGTCAGAGGGCAGCTGGCCGCCTACAAGAAGCCCAGGTACGTGGACTTCGTGGAGTCGATCCCGAAGAAGGGCTTCAGCCCCGACTACGACGCCCTGGACCTGGCGCACGGCGGCGGCAACTACCCGGGCGCCTGA
- a CDS encoding nuclear transport factor 2 family protein — translation MPTATTTTTRAAVEELLRRIGEGDPERIAELYAERGDWKLDWPEAEHGRAATPWIRHRSTRADAAAHYRELGEHHVPGSAATEIERILADGDDAVVLGEIRQTARSTGRPYRARFALHLTIENGLVTRHHVYEDSLAVAQAFAPAEG, via the coding sequence ATGCCGACAGCCACGACCACGACCACGCGCGCCGCGGTGGAGGAACTGCTGCGCCGGATCGGCGAGGGCGACCCCGAGCGGATCGCCGAGCTGTACGCCGAGCGAGGGGACTGGAAACTCGACTGGCCCGAGGCGGAGCACGGCCGCGCCGCCACGCCGTGGATCCGGCACCGCTCCACCCGCGCCGACGCCGCCGCCCACTATCGCGAGCTGGGCGAGCATCACGTGCCCGGGAGCGCCGCCACCGAGATCGAGCGCATCCTGGCGGACGGCGACGACGCGGTGGTGCTCGGCGAGATCCGCCAGACCGCCCGCTCCACCGGACGCCCCTACCGCGCGCGGTTCGCCCTGCACCTCACGATCGAGAACGGCCTCGTCACCCGGCACCACGTCTACGAGGACAGCCTCGCCGTCGCCCAGGCCTTCGCGCCTGCGGAGGGGTGA
- a CDS encoding short-chain fatty acid transporter, which produces MSTAAPQTTQDGLLARVALRFTAFTERWLPDAFGFVLVGTFVIFALGLATGVPLLGAPADVKATTGFGLVNAWGKGFWSLIEFTMQMAMIIIGGYAVAVSAPVARLITWLARLPKTPRGAITFVAAMAMVTAYLNWAFSLVFTAILAKEIARLVRGVDYRALGAMAFLGLGTVWAQGLSGSAALQVTSETSSPKAVQDVIAAGRGSGTIPLTETIFLWQGMLATLIIFVIAVVTAWFLAPSGDRAKTAEDMGITLKPIAREKSDLSEVAAASGGKRRPGDWLEHSPLFSILIFLLGAWYLVTYFAAAKGNPLNALNLNTVNLILILLAAILHWRPVRLIAAVREGTPAASGVLLQFPFYGGIFGMIAFTGLTKTIAGWMVNASNQFLFPAFVAVYSCVLGIFVPSGGSKWVIEAPYVLDAANQLQVNQGWMVVVYDLSEASANLLQPFWMLPTLAILGLKAKDIMGFTFAMFLACFPATVVVVTLLAQTLPFP; this is translated from the coding sequence ATGAGCACTGCGGCCCCCCAGACGACGCAAGACGGCCTGCTGGCGCGCGTGGCCCTGCGGTTCACCGCCTTCACCGAGCGATGGCTTCCTGACGCGTTCGGCTTCGTCCTCGTCGGCACGTTCGTCATCTTCGCTCTCGGCCTGGCCACTGGTGTGCCGCTGCTCGGCGCGCCCGCCGACGTCAAGGCGACGACCGGGTTCGGCCTGGTCAACGCCTGGGGCAAGGGCTTCTGGTCGCTGATCGAATTCACCATGCAGATGGCGATGATCATCATCGGCGGCTACGCGGTCGCCGTCTCCGCGCCGGTGGCCAGGCTGATCACCTGGCTGGCCAGGCTGCCCAAGACGCCGCGCGGCGCCATCACCTTCGTAGCCGCCATGGCCATGGTCACCGCCTACCTCAACTGGGCCTTCAGCCTGGTCTTCACCGCGATTCTGGCCAAGGAGATCGCCCGGCTGGTGCGCGGAGTGGATTACCGCGCGCTCGGCGCGATGGCCTTTCTCGGGCTCGGCACGGTCTGGGCGCAGGGGCTGTCCGGCTCGGCGGCGCTCCAGGTCACCAGTGAGACCTCCAGCCCCAAGGCCGTCCAGGACGTGATCGCGGCCGGTCGCGGCTCGGGCACCATCCCGCTCACCGAGACCATCTTCCTGTGGCAGGGCATGCTGGCCACGCTGATCATCTTCGTGATCGCGGTGGTCACTGCCTGGTTCCTGGCGCCGTCAGGCGACCGGGCCAAGACCGCCGAGGACATGGGCATCACGCTCAAGCCCATCGCGAGGGAGAAGTCGGACCTGTCAGAGGTGGCGGCGGCCTCCGGCGGCAAGCGCCGGCCGGGCGACTGGCTGGAGCACAGCCCGCTCTTCTCGATCCTGATCTTCCTGCTCGGCGCGTGGTACCTGGTGACCTACTTCGCCGCGGCCAAGGGCAACCCGCTCAACGCGCTCAACCTGAACACCGTCAACCTGATCCTGATCCTGCTGGCCGCGATCCTTCACTGGCGGCCGGTACGGCTGATCGCCGCCGTTCGGGAGGGCACCCCTGCCGCCTCTGGCGTGCTGCTGCAGTTCCCCTTCTACGGCGGCATCTTCGGCATGATCGCCTTCACCGGGCTGACCAAGACGATCGCCGGGTGGATGGTCAACGCCTCCAACCAGTTCCTGTTCCCCGCCTTCGTCGCCGTCTACTCGTGCGTCCTCGGCATCTTCGTGCCCAGCGGCGGCAGCAAGTGGGTGATCGAGGCTCCTTACGTCCTCGACGCCGCCAACCAGCTGCAGGTCAACCAGGGCTGGATGGTCGTCGTCTACGACCTGTCCGAGGCCTCGGCCAACCTGCTGCAGCCGTTCTGGATGCTGCCCACGCTGGCCATTCTCGGGCTCAAGGCCAAGGACATCATGGGCTTCACCTTCGCCATGTTCCTCGCCTGCTTCCCCGCGACGGTCGTGGTGGTCACGCTGCTCGCGCAGACGCTGCCCTTCCCCTGA
- a CDS encoding TetR/AcrR family transcriptional regulator: MARTKEFDPDQALQAAMELFWQRGYEATSMSDLVQHLGIGRASIYATFGGKRELYLKAYERYLEQGIDFEGLLSKPGPVLPAVRDLVRRFADEAAHDTVHRGCLVVNTAVELAPHDEELASRVESNWNFIENTLASALTRAREQRELDEGQDPRSLARFLLTVLQGLRLVGKGSNDAARLRDTARQALRVLDLTGSPAG; the protein is encoded by the coding sequence ATGGCCAGGACCAAGGAGTTCGACCCCGACCAGGCGCTGCAGGCGGCCATGGAGCTGTTCTGGCAACGGGGTTACGAGGCGACCTCCATGTCCGATCTCGTCCAGCACCTCGGCATCGGCAGGGCGAGCATCTACGCGACCTTCGGCGGCAAGCGGGAGCTCTACCTGAAGGCCTACGAGCGCTACCTCGAGCAGGGCATCGACTTCGAGGGGCTGCTGTCGAAGCCGGGGCCCGTGCTGCCCGCCGTACGGGATCTGGTGCGGAGATTCGCCGACGAGGCCGCGCACGACACCGTCCATCGCGGCTGCCTGGTCGTCAACACCGCCGTCGAGCTGGCCCCGCACGACGAGGAACTGGCCAGTCGGGTGGAGAGCAACTGGAACTTCATCGAGAACACGCTCGCCTCGGCGCTGACCAGGGCGCGCGAGCAGCGCGAGCTGGACGAGGGCCAGGATCCACGCTCGCTGGCCCGGTTCCTGCTCACCGTGCTGCAGGGGCTGCGCCTGGTCGGCAAGGGGTCGAACGACGCCGCCAGGCTGCGCGACACCGCCAGGCAGGCCCTTCGCGTCCTCGATCTCACAGGATCGCCAGCGGGTTGA